The window TGTAGAGAAAGAGTTGGATAGGGTGAGTGCTTCTTTTGTATACACTGATGCTGAAATTAATAATGTGATTCAGAATGTGGTGAAATCAGTCAAGGAGATGGGAAAAGATTGGATCACTTTGGAGTGTGGAAAGGATACCGCAGCTGAAAATGATCGATGCATTCAACCTGCtcaagttctagcacaaaatcTGGAAAGTAACAGTAAGAAGAGGTGCCCTGAAGCTGTTATCAGTGGTAGCCCCTCTAGAAGTGGCAGTGCAAATGAAGTTGCTGATTCCTGCGAAAGAAACGGGGTCAAGTTCAATGATTATTTTGCGCCTAGAAAGCAAGATGTTGAAACTGAAGGTTCCAGTGAGATGCTTGTTGATGAAGAAGTGGCTAAAACAAATGGTGCTAATGGTATGGTGAaagcaaagaagaagaagcatgaTGCACATTCTGATGGTCCTCCATCCGACTTAAAAACTCCGCTGATGTCAAATAGCAATCATGTTCCTGAAGAAGCTCTGAGATCTAATGATGCTCCTCCAAACAAAGAGCCTTCAGAAGTTTCTGATAGAGGGGCAAAACCTCTGGTGTATAGCAAGTCTCAGGAAGTTTATGCTGTTCCTGAAGAAGCTCCGGGATCTAATGATTTCAGTGGTTCAAAGAGTAAAAAGGCTGAATCGAATCGGGAAAGCTCTAAAAAGTTAAGTTTAGGAGGAGTATCAGGTTCAATATTCAAGGATGATAGCGCTGCTGAGGCTTCTTCTAAAGAAGATAAGAATTCAAATGCCAGCACCAGAACTCCATCAGCTGTTCCATTGTCTTCTTCTGGCTATCCGGATGGAGAAAGCAATGCAGATTATGACTCGTCACAAAATGGtaaattttggtcatttttGCTTTTGCATTCTGCAAAAAGAGGCATCAAAACTCATACATTGCCATGGTTTTCATTAGAGGTGGAAAATTCGGGTTTGGTGTCAAAATtgtgttatttcatatatatgttccatatgttccatatggtcatatatgatataaatgcaagAAAAATGAATTCCATGTTAATCGTGTCTTGTAAGTCGTATTGTCTCTCTAAATCGTGTTTTCGTGTCTGAAATTGCCACCTTAAAATTTGTATTAAGTTTATTGCCCACTTACTATTTGGTGAACTGATAAGAATTCTCTCTTTTACTATCGTTTACACTTACAGTAAATTATTTgcttcttaatttttttaagcaATAAATTCTTCTGAGTATTTTCTAAGGTTATATTTATCCTCTAGTAGTGCGTATGTAAACTTGATTTTTAGGATAGAAATGAACATTGGATATGCACCGAGCAGGTAGTACCTAACTAGTCTTCTCATAGCCAAATTATGGCGAACTTTTCGACATCTTGTCTGTTATTTGTTGGTATGTCTGGTTCAACTAATCCTCGAAACACAAATGGCTCCGAACCTATTAAGCACCTATACTTGTAAGAGGTTGACGTGCATATATCGGATACTCCAGAGATACGGATACATCGGGGATATGCAAGGATATGtagtgtgtgtatatatatatatgatattatgTATCCTACCGTACTcgtatctcatattttttttaaattccttTTGCTGTACCCATACGCTTATACGTACTCATACCCATATGCGTACCCGTATCGGTGCTTGATAGCTCCGAACTGATAATGCATCTCTCTATTTTGCTTTGTTTTCATTAATAATATATGTGCTGATGTTTTCTTTGAATTGAAATTGTCATAGGAACTAGCAGCCGGAAAAGAGAGGAAGGGAAACCGATGTAAGTGAGAAAAGAACTGAAATTATGAATTCATTGTTATTGCTGCTTGTTAGGAACAGATTCTAGGCATATATAGATAAccatctatgttgcacggaaacgaaAACAGACACCggaaaacgttatttctaagtAAATTTAGCTAGGAAACAGAAACGAACACGAAACGCGAAAATGCTAATGAAAAAGCGTTTCTGTACAACATAGATAATCATTAATCTGCTGCATTTTACATGAATGtttatttatatacttttctCTTGTGATCCTTATAGCTTTACTATCTACGTTTAATGACAGCTGTTCCCGCATGATTCTAAATAAAATTCACAGAAGTTCAAGACATTCTATGTATGAAATTTTTATCGCGATTGTGTGATTGAGGCCTAACAAATAGCTTACTTAACCTTACAGGTTAATCACAAGAATGGCCTAAGTGAAAATATATCTCGAGTAAATAAAATACGTTAATTTTgattaactttttttaatagcTCTTCTGATCAGTTGTATTGTTGTAATGAACACAGGAAACTAATTGAGCATTCTCCGGTTGCTGTCGAAGGCAAAAATATGCAAGCAACTTCTAGTAAGTTTTCTAAACATTTAGGCAGCCTGACAAATTaaccaaatatatataataacttgtcgGAAACTAAATACTGaatccattttatttttatatatataatcttgtgTTTATCTTCTAGCTCTATATATTGTTCGTAATTGATGATTGCTTTTATTTCCGAAATTTAGCTGTAATTGTTGAAAATATTGGCATATAATGTGTTAAACAACCATTTAATAGAAAAGGAGTATTTTAGATTGCACCCGGACCAAACTGGTTCGGGACTGTTGTGATCATGTCATGTCAGCACCACTACTGATGTGGAATGAAAACAACAGTCCCAAACAAGTTTGATCCGGGACAACTATAGAAAGTCTCTTCACTCTCACATGCAAATGTTCCTTATTAAGTTTGAATTGTATACAATACAGATACACTCTTATATCGTGTGTTGAACTTTTATAAAATTGCGTCAGTATTGTCAGGTTTGTTGACAAATGGTGCTAATCTTATGGAGAAAGctaagaagaggaagaagacggAGAAGAAGCATGATGCATATTCCATGTTCGAGTATGATGGCGCTGAGGGATGCTCTAATGAATATAATAATTCattagaagaaaagaaagacgCAGCAGTAGTAGATATTGACAACGAAGACCCGAATGATGATTTGTGTTGGATTTGCGGAGATGGTGGAGAGCTTATCTGTTGCGATACTTGTCCTTCAGCCTTCCATCTCACCTGCCTCGGGATTAAAACATTCCCTTCCGGCTGTTGGAACTGCATATATTGTTTATGCAAATATTGTCACAAACTTTCTCCTAACCATACTTGTTCTTTTTGCCACCAGAAATATCACCCGTCCTGTGTTAGTAATCCATCCTTAGCTTTCTGTGGCGACAAATGTGAAGAGCTACACCGCAAACTGCACGAACTTATAGGAGTCAAACACGAACTCGGAGGAGGGTTTACTTGGAGTTTCATTCGCAACGACGGAATTGTGTTATCTCCCAACAGTTCAAAATTGGCTGTGGCAGTACAGATAATGGAAGAGTGTTTTCTGCCGATGTTTGACGATAAAACTGAAGTCAATCTGATTCGTAATATCGTCTACAATCACGGCTCCAACGTGCATCGACTCAACTACTCAAGTTTCTTCACTGCAATTCTAGAAAAGGGAGGTGAAATGATATCAGTAGCATCAGTAAGAATACATGGGAATGAATTAGCAGAGATGCCTTTTATAGGGACACGTGAGGAGTATCGCGGGGTAGGAATGTGTCGGCTGCTTCTAACCGCAATTGAAACCAGTCTATGCTCTTTAAATGTCAAGAAATTGGCGATTCCTGCCGTGTCTAAGGTTAAACAAACTTGGATTTCTGCATTCGGTTTCAAGCATTTTCAAGGTCCCGCCAAGAGATTACTGAGAAGATTTAACATGGTTGTGTGTCCTGGGTCTCTTATGTTGTATAAACCTTTGGCTGTTTCAGGAAGTCAAATCTGATATTTCTGCAGAATCTTAAAAGGTATCTACTGAATCTTAAAAGGTAAAATTCTACTGAATATTATGTACATATCTACTGAAtcttatgcatatatatatatatattttttttatttcaagtgAGCATGTTTCATATATTTTCTTCTGGTTTAGGACTAATTATGTCGATATGTTGAATTTGTAAGTGGGTCAATCTGTAATTGTACAGTATAGAAATTAGGGCGATGTTCGGTTCGATTACTAATCGAACTGAACTGTTTGTTATAGAAACTGCACCGAACTGAATAGAATTAGTAACTGAATATTGTTCTATTGATCTCTATACTTGTTTAAATAAACGGTTAACCCTCTAAAATGCACGTGactagggatgtaaatggggtggggattccccatccccaTTGGTGACTCGTCCCAGCGGGGACGGGGAATTCTTGACAAGGATGGAGATAATTTTGTCCCCCGTGACGGGGATGAGGACTGCCCCGTTAATCCCTGAAGGGGATCCTCGATTATTCCCtatgataattgatttttttagatGATTCaagtacattttaattaggtgattggttgctatcaatttttagtttttttttttttttttttttttgtgatttgaaAAGTTTAAGAATGATTGTTAATGTTTGGTATTATTATTAGCTACCTGTAAACGGGGAATGAAGATCCCCGTGGGGACAAGGATTCCCGCGGGATTGGGATAAGTTTTTCCCCATTTAGCTACGGAATCTTATGCATAGATTTTTATTGAAAGGGAATATTTTCTTCTGGTTTAGGACTAATTATGTCGATATGTTGAATTTGTAAACGGGTCAATTTGTAATTGTACAGTATAGAAATTAGGGTGATGTTCGGTTCGATTACTAATCAAACTGAACTGTTTGTTAACCGAATCCATATATACTTTATTTTAGAaactgaaccgaaccgaacaGAATAGAATTAGTGACCAAATATTGTTCTATTGATCTCTATACTTGTTTAAATAAACGGTTAACCCTCTAAAATCCACGTGactagggatgtaaatggggtGGGGATTCTCCATCCCCATTGGTGACTCGTCCCAGCTGGGACGAGGAATTCTTGACAAGGATGGAGATAATTTTGTCCCCCGTGACGGGGATGAGGACCGCCCCGTTAATCCCTGAAGGGGATCCTCGATTATTCCCAGTGATAATTGATTTTCTTGGATGATTTAAATGcattttaattaggtgattgGTTGCTATCAATTTTTAGTGTTTTGTGATTTGAAAAATTTGAGAATGATCGATAATATTTGGTATTATTAGCTACCTATAAACGGGGAATGGGGATCCCCGCGGGACGGGGATGGGAATAAGTTTTTCCCCATTTAGCTCGCGGGGATGAGGATGGGGTGGGGAACGGGAACGGTGATGGATTTCCCGTCCCGCCCCGTCTCGTTTTGGAAAAGTTGAAATGtgtacattttaagcaagttcagctGGCTGATAGATTGCTTCCTTTCAGAGAGTCAATTGAGGACTTTAAACAAATATGGGAGTCAGTATAATATTTGCTCAGTAGAttctttaaaggtagatgaaTTTCAAAGAATATTCTATTTATGTGACATATCCACTgaatctataattttttttttttttttggtttaggAATAATTATGTCAATATTGAATTTGTAAATGTGTAAATTGTACAGTATAGAAATTAGCGGTGAGCATCAGGTTGGTTCGGTTACTAATCGAATTGGGCTAAGGGTAAACTGGTTGAGTACAAATTGCTCTTGCTATTCTTGctctttctccttctattcatgCTTTTCTCGGGCAGAATTGACCGGTGGTGGTTGGTCGAAGCTCCAGTAGGTAGCCACTCCCTTCTCAGGGAACCGTACGTGAAACTTCCGCCTGTCTGTTAACTACATAGAATTGACAACCGAATAATTGTTAAATCGAAAAATTACGATTCAGTTCGTTTCAGTTACTGACCGAATACTGAAATATAcaaatttttgatttaaatgtccaaaattacaaatttgtatacaataaaaaaatactttttgtgattcaataatagaattagaaatGATGCAAAtataaagtgtagatgacatgatTTACGACCAAACTCTCAATTAATCCAATTTGTCACGTTAGATgtaaaatttcaccattttaaacgttaggattAAAATTACTCACCCCTAATATCAAATCCAAATAGAATTCATTTATCCCTAATATCAATAAAGGCACTTTGACAAATTTTTCGGCAGCTTCAAGGAGAAATTCTATAATACTCATGAATAACACACCCGATCAATCAATTGATGTCATATGCACGCATTTATTTTTGaggaaagtacaaaaataaatcatgaggTTTCGGCCATTTTTAAATACAATCTCGTGTTTCAAAACTTGACAAACAGAGACATTGagttcattctgttagcaaagaCAATTCAAATTAACGTTGACGTGACAGTCAAAGTCAAATGGTAATGGGGTATTTTTGTCttctatttatttcttttagaatttattttttattttttcataccTAATCACTATCTTACACCTTACTATTTATTGGAATTAAGGGTAAGCAAAATAACCGGTAACCGATTACCAAAGCGATAATTGAACTAAAATTttagtttggttcggttcaGTTTTAATTTTGGTTTAGTTTAGTAATTGGTTGTTGGATCGGTTACTGAAAAAATATATCCGTATAACCGATAATCGAaccaattttaatatataaatataaaaaatataattttatatatatatatatatatatataaataatttataaaatataaaattcaacccctaaaaaatatatttttatctttatatatataaattttggtttactagcctttaatttcttcaattgtaacTTTTATACAAAGACATTATTTGAAAACCAatgaaacaaaaattaaatattataagttTTTGATTATTCGATCAGTAACTGAATCGAAAATTTTCTATTTAATAATATTCGGTTACTAAACTTATCTATTTCGGTTCAGTTATGAAAATAGAACAAATTTCGATTCGGTTAACCGAATCGAACcagttaggaattggaataaGACTTTTGttagtttttggtttaataATTTCGTCCAAATGGAATCGTAACCCTCCAAATACTCCAATGTGGAGGGAAAAATTACATCCACGCTATTGAATTTTACACGTTTTTACAGAATGATCACTAAACTTTAAAACGTAAAATAAAGAGCACCCAACTTTACATTTTCTAACATTATGACCAATATACTTTATCTAACATTTCTAAATGACAGTTAATGACCTCAGAGTAGAAatgttcaaaaattaaagttctttGGAATGACTTACCACGAAacgacattttttattttaaaaaatcaccattttctgaaattttctctctcctaacatTGGAACCCTATTTTCAACGGAAACGGACCAACGGTAAGAACCCACAGCCCAAAGGTCAGTGGACCCCACCCTCTTTTGGTCCAATTCcaccgtctagggcctcgaaaaggcgatttagtgattttcacgtgcgcttttaacctaattttgcatggattatttatttttatttttttgacctatttttgtATGGATTTGAACCATTTAATTTACTTcttgacctaattaattaatttttgaatattaataataagctctaatatttagcggatccaaattcacttgataccgaaaaaaccgaaaaatgccaaattagggttagggtttcggcgttccggatTCCattttcatcggaaacgggccaacggtcaaaacccacagaaaagatgtgggccccacccctgtttggccaaattcggacgtctagggtctTAAAAatgcgatttagtgattttcgcgcggttttaacctaatcaAACAATATAAATAATCAGGTATAGACACAATATTTGGGACGTTAACTACTACCTGAAACTAGTTCATACTTTTCCATTTGGTCATAATCATAAACTGACTTAGGTATCGAAGCAGGTTTGCTGGACTTCGGCCCCCGTCTGACTTGCATACTGTTTTGTAGGATTATTACGACATCGGATCATCATCACAGCTTGAACACGTAAGTCGAATCAGGTAATAAGTTATCACACTCAAAATCGAAACTAGAAAAAGAGGAAAATTaggaagaaaataaataaaattgaatagaacaaaagttaaaaattaaacagtatattattaaaatacgaatA is drawn from Euphorbia lathyris chromosome 9, ddEupLath1.1, whole genome shotgun sequence and contains these coding sequences:
- the LOC136205649 gene encoding uncharacterized protein isoform X2, which translates into the protein MATEPSISGSDGTPDCSTVFIDTSIGTQFVSTVSSSETVADFKKKLLQEHVLFFPHVGGIKIDGLKVERRGFFYYLSESMLVKSVFQGVNKSWFISVDASSLEEHNRNRNFLNPCSNNLLAPVGMMNVALDDKGLDVARGDASRNVELGTKRVEKKRKPRRKRKRNRNHIVDELAPREDNDDVPESGRHRSQKETESPDSFLGNGVVSCGDDAVEGGGAIVQSCNVGSERTREQKKHIELNNAKSMENRDQSLEVSPKSEPEAKKKPKPRRKRNGNRNHIVDELAPREDNDDVPESGRHRSQKETEAPDSFLGNGVVSCGDDAVEGGGAIVQSCNVGSERTREQKKHIELNNAKSMENRDQSLEGSPKSEPEAKKRRKIKHSTISQKSPVDKQHTRYATLDASEAVNQEIAAAVPSIWVKNVGVEHVGTFSNSSNLVEKPAAISPKDNLEIGMRNEEADNVEGGHELSEAAITSNINRKRAHAILAEENSCLEVQASDKTDKENKVSRHENENDGAEEHQNHVSGTEHVKGFTSSISPTKPQKIAKADHLSDTFSKEEMLVDEEVTRKNGANDIVKAKKRKQKKKKPDADSDVEKELDRVSASFVYTDAEINNVIQNVVKSVKEMGKDWITLECGKDTAAENDRCIQPAQVLAQNLESNSKKRCPEAVISGSPSRSGSANEVADSCERNGVKFNDYFAPRKQDVETEGSSEMLVDEEVAKTNGANGMVKAKKKKHDAHSDGPPSDLKTPLMSNSNHVPEEALRSNDAPPNKEPSEVSDRGAKPLVYSKSQEVYAVPEEAPGSNDFSGSKSKKAESNRESSKKLSLGGVSGSIFKDDSAAEASSKEDKNSNASTRTPSAVPLSSSGYPDGESNADYDSSQNGTSSRKREEGKPMKLIEHSPVAVEGKNMQATSSLLTNGANLMEKAKKRKKTEKKHDAYSMFEYDGAEGCSNEYNNSLEEKKDAAVVDIDNEDPNDDLCWICGDGGELICCDTCPSAFHLTCLGIKTFPSGCWNCIYCLCKYCHKLSPNHTCSFCHQKYHPSCVSNPSLAFCGDKCEELHRKLHELIGVKHELGGGFTWSFIRNDGIVLSPNSSKLAVAVQIMEECFLPMFDDKTEVNLIRNIVYNHGSNVHRLNYSSFFTAILEKGGEMISVASVRIHGNELAEMPFIGTREEYRGVGMCRLLLTAIETSLCSLNVKKLAIPAVSKVKQTWISAFGFKHFQGPAKRLLRRFNMVVCPGSLMLYKPLAVSGSQI
- the LOC136205649 gene encoding uncharacterized protein isoform X1, yielding MATEPSISGSDGTPDCSTVFIDTSIGTQFVSTVSSSETVADFKKKLLQEHVLFFPHVGGIKIDGLKVERRGFFYYLSESMLVKSVFQGVNKSWFISVDASSLEEHNRNRNFLNPCSNNLLAPVGMMNVALDDKGLDVARGDASRNVELGTKRVEKKRKPRRKRKRNRNHIVDELAPREDNDDVPESGRHRSQKETESPDSFLGNGVVSCGDDAVEGGGAIVQSCNVGSERTREQKKHIELNNAKSMENRDQSLEVSPKSEPEAKKKPKPRRKRNGNRNHIVDELAPREDNDDVPESGRHRSQKETEAPDSFLGNGVVSCGDDAVEGGGAIVQSCNVGSERTREQKKHIELNNAKSMENRDQSLEGSPKSEPEAKKRRKIKHSTISQKSPVDKQHTRYATLDASEAVNQEIAAAVPSIWVKNVGVEHVGTFSNSSNLVEKPAAISPKDNLEIGMRNEEADNVEGGHELSEAAITSNINRKRAHAILAEENSCLEVQASDKTDKENKVSRHENENDGAEEHQNHVSGTEHVKGFTSSISPTKPQKIAKADHLSDTFSKEEMLVDEEVTRKNGANDIVKAKKRKQKKKKPDADSDVEKELDRVSASFVYTDAEINNVIQNVVKSVKEMGKDWITLECGKDTAAENDRCIQPAQVLAQNLESNSKKRCPEAVISGSPSRSGSANEVADSCERNGVKFNDYFAPRKQDVETEGSSEMLVDEEVAKTNGANGMVKAKKKKHDAHSDGPPSDLKTPLMSNSNHVPEEALRSNDAPPNKEPSEVSDRGAKPLVYSKSQEVYAVPEEAPGSNDFSGSKSKKAESNRESSKKLSLGGVSGSIFKDDSAAEASSKEDKNSNASTRTPSAVPLSSSGYPDGESNADYDSSQNGTSSRKREEGKPMKLIEHSPVAVEGKNMQATSILSGLLTNGANLMEKAKKRKKTEKKHDAYSMFEYDGAEGCSNEYNNSLEEKKDAAVVDIDNEDPNDDLCWICGDGGELICCDTCPSAFHLTCLGIKTFPSGCWNCIYCLCKYCHKLSPNHTCSFCHQKYHPSCVSNPSLAFCGDKCEELHRKLHELIGVKHELGGGFTWSFIRNDGIVLSPNSSKLAVAVQIMEECFLPMFDDKTEVNLIRNIVYNHGSNVHRLNYSSFFTAILEKGGEMISVASVRIHGNELAEMPFIGTREEYRGVGMCRLLLTAIETSLCSLNVKKLAIPAVSKVKQTWISAFGFKHFQGPAKRLLRRFNMVVCPGSLMLYKPLAVSGSQI